The genomic interval CAGCTCCAGGCGCAGCTCCTCCGCGCGCTCGCGCCTGACGGCGTCGAGGGAGAGCTCACCGCTCCTGTCGGCGGACGTCGTGTTCTGGCCGGTGCCGACCTTGACCACGGACAGGCCGAAGATGCGGTGCAGCGGGTTCGCGGTGAGGTCGACGCTGCGGATCCGGTCGCGCGGGATGGACAACCGCCGGTGGAAGACGAGCCCCGCATGGAGCTCGACGCGCTCCTCGCCGATCCGGTACCGCGTCGTCGCGTACCGCATCAGCCCCACGCCCATCATCACGACGAAGATGGCGCCGACCGAGAGCAGCGAGAAGAACACACCGGGCGGGACGTTCCCGCCGGTCACGATCGCGGTGACGCCGAAACCTGCGAGCGGCGCGGCGAGCACGCTGATGTTGAGGGCGAGCATCCGCGGGTCGAGCCGGTGCCACTCCCGCTCAGCCTCGACGACGTCATGGGTGGTGCTGCTCATGTCGCGTCGCCCGGCGTCGCCTGGGTGACCTCGGTCAGTCGCTCGACGAGGTCCTTCGCCACACCCTGGTCGAGACCCTCGATCTTCAGTGCCCCGGCCGCGGACGCGGTCGTGACGGTGACGCTGGCGAGCCGGAACAGGCGCTGCAGGGGTCCCCGGACGGAGTCGACGGTCTGGATCCGCGACATCGGAGCCACCCGCCACTCCTGGAAGAGCCAGCCGGAGGCTGTGTAGACCGCGTCGTCCGTCGCCTCCCACCGGTGGACGCGGAAGCGCCAGTGGGGCATCACGAAGATGTAGGGGAGGCCGAACAGCAGCACGACGAGCAGGCCGACACCCAGCCAGAGCCTGGCCGGGGCGAGAAGTGCCGTCAGCACGCCGAGGACGAGTGCCGGCGGGACGACGAGCGCGAGCGCCTGCGCGGTCCACAGCCGGACTGCGCGGCGTTCGACGAGGTGACGCGGCGGGCGGAGACGGACGGTTGTGGTGTTCACGCGTTCATTCCACCCCGCATCGGTCCTGCTGGCGAGCATGCAAGGTAGCGAGTCGCCGTCCGAACGGTGCGCGGGGCCGGTCGATCGACAACTTTCGTCGACTCCGGGCACGTCGGACGGACGTTCTGCCTGGGCCTCACGCCGAGTAGCTTGACGCTCGTGGAGAACCTGGAGGGGCGTGTCACGCCGTCGCGAGACCTGCGGACACGGCCGGCACTGTGGCGGACGAAGCGCGAGCTCGTCCTCGACATCCTGCCGGTTGCCGTCCTCCTGGTCCTGAGCGTGCTCTTCATCGCGTCCGGCGACGTCCCTGACGACGCCCAGGGCGTGCTCGACAGGTTCGTGGACGTCGCCCTCATCCTGCTCCTGCTGGTCAGGCGCCGGTGGCCGATCGCGCTGATGGCGCTGATGACCGCCGTCTCCGTCGTGATGCTGGCGCTCAACTACCTGGTGCCTGGCGCGGTGCTGCCGGTGTACGACGAGATCAACCCCTGGCTCCCGCTCGCGACCGCCGTGGCGGCGTACACCGTGGCGGCGTACGCGCCGCACCGTCCGGTGTCGTGGGTGCTCGTGGTCGCGGCGCTGGTGGTCGGGGGACGGCCGTGGGACCCGGTCGTCAACGCCATCTCGGGGGTGGTGTTGCTGACCGCGGTCCCCGCGCTGCTCGGTCTGTACCTCGGGGTGCGCAGGAGACTGGAGCAGGCCCTGCGCGACCGTGCCGAGCGGGCGGAGCGCGAACAGCACCTGCGTGCCGAGACCGCACGTGCGGAGGAGCGTGCCCGGCTGGCGTCGGAGATGCACGACGTCGTCAGTCACCGGGTCAGCCTGATGGTGCTGCAGGCCGGTGCTCTCGGCGTGACGGCGCGCGACGAGGCGACGAAGGCGGCGGCGGAGGAGCTGCGTGCGGCCGGCTGCCAGGCGCTCGACGAGCTGCGCGACCTGCTCGGCGTACTGCGCACCGATCCCGGCGGTGACGAGCACGAGCAGGACGAGCGGAACGGCACGATGCTCGACCTGTCGGGACTCGTCGAGGAGTCCGAGTCCGTCGGCGTGCCCGTCGACCTCGTCGAGGAGGGCAACGCCGCCCGCGTCTCCCCGGTCGTCGCGCGCACCGCGTACCGCATCGTCCGCGAGGCGCTGACCAACGTCCGCAAGCACGCGACGGGAGCCGATGCCCACGTCCACCTGCGGTACGGAGGCGACCGGGTGCGCCTGTCCGTGCGCAACTCGGCGCCCACCGACGAGCCCGATGCGGAGCTCGTGGCGAGCGGGTCGGGCACCGGCCTGCTCGGTCTCCGGCAGCGCGTCGAGCTGGTGGGCGGCACCATCGACGCGCATCCGGAGACCGACGGCGGCTTCACCGTCGATGCGATACTGTCGGCGTACGTCCCGACGCGGGAGGGGTGACCGTGGCCGTGCGGAGCCGGGAGACCCCGATCCGGGTGATCGTCGTCGACGACGAGCCCATGGTGTGCGCGCACCTGAAGGTGATCCTCGGGTCGGCCGAGGACATCGAGGTCGTGGACCAGGCACACGACGGTGCGGCCGGCGTCGAGGCGGTCGTGCGGCACCGGCCCGACGTCGTGCTGATGGACCTGCGCATGCCGGGTGTCGACGGCCTCACCGCGATCGAACGGATCGGCAGGCTCACCGACCCGCCGGCGGTCGTCGCGCTCACGACCTTCGACGCCGACCAGTACGTCGTCCGCGCGTTGCGTGCCGGCGCCGCCGGGTTCCTGGTCAAGTCGACGCCTCCCGAGGACCTCATCGGCCTCGTCCGCGTCGCCGCCGACGGGCACACCGTCCTGTCGCCCGAGGCCGCCCGGCGGCTGGTCGCCGCGTCGTCCGACGAGCAGGCGGGACGCGACCGCGCGGTCGCGCTGGTGGGCCAGCTCACCGACCGCGAGACCGAGGTGCTCGCCTGCCTCGGCGAGGGCCTGTCCAACGCCCGGATCGCCGAACGTCTCTACCTCTCCGAGGCCACGGTGAAGAGCTACGTCTCCCGGATGCTCGTCAAGCTGGAGTGCGCCAACCGCACCCAGGCAGGCCTCCTCGCCTACGACGCCGGCCTCGTCACCCGTTGACGTGAATCGGTGCTTCGGAGCGGGCATGCCGATCGCACTGATGCTCGGCTGAACGACTTCGCGCGGCCCAGGGAGGGGTTGGTGGGCGGGACCGGCGCTGGTATCGGGGCGTCACAACGCCGGCCCCACCGTTTTGGGGGGAACCCGCTGCCGGTCGCTGATACGACCAGTGCGGATGCCTGATGCGCATACTGGCGCATGGTCAGCGAGCTGTGACCCCCGGTCGGACGAAGGGTGATGTCCCGACCACATGGCGGCACTACCAGCATCAACACCTGTAGATCGGTCACGCTGGGACGTCTCGGCCGTACGAGCCGTGCGTGCGCATGGGCCCGTAGATCACGGTAGGGTCATGAGTTGCTGGTGGTTCCACCGGAGGCGTCTGGTGGAGGCAAGAGGGAACCCGGTGCGAATCCGGGACTGCCCCGCAGCGGTGAACGGGAACGACCGCCGTCATACGCACTGGGCGCCATCCGGGCGTCTGGGAAGCGACGGCCAGTAGGTCGGCCGCCAGGCCGGAGCCCGTGAGTCCGAAGACCTGCCGCCGGCGCGCACGCTGTGTTGGCCGCCTCCGGCGGCCTTCGGCAGGTGGCGTGCGCTGCCCGGGGCCTCGTGGGTGGGCCGGCGGACGTCAGTGGTGCCGTGACGGCACCCGTTCGCTGTTTCCTCGCGTGGCTCCGTGACCCTCATTGTCGAGCTCGCGAGGAGAGAGCCCGTGACCATCGATCCCACCGATCGCACGACCCCCGACAACGCCGCCGGCCTGCCCCGTCCGCAGGTGCCGCTCGGCGCGACAGTCCTCGGCTACCCGCGGATCGGTCCGCGCCGAGAGCTCAAGCGCGCACAGGAGGCGTACTGGGCAGGCCGTTCCGACCGGGCCTACCTGGAGGAGACCGCGCGTGGGCTGCGCGCCGACACCTGGCGACGGTTGGCCGAGCTCGGGCTCGGCTCGGTGCCTGGC from Streptosporangiales bacterium carries:
- a CDS encoding PH domain-containing protein gives rise to the protein MLASRTDAGWNERVNTTTVRLRPPRHLVERRAVRLWTAQALALVVPPALVLGVLTALLAPARLWLGVGLLVVLLFGLPYIFVMPHWRFRVHRWEATDDAVYTASGWLFQEWRVAPMSRIQTVDSVRGPLQRLFRLASVTVTTASAAGALKIEGLDQGVAKDLVERLTEVTQATPGDAT
- a CDS encoding histidine kinase, translated to MRTRPALWRTKRELVLDILPVAVLLVLSVLFIASGDVPDDAQGVLDRFVDVALILLLLVRRRWPIALMALMTAVSVVMLALNYLVPGAVLPVYDEINPWLPLATAVAAYTVAAYAPHRPVSWVLVVAALVVGGRPWDPVVNAISGVVLLTAVPALLGLYLGVRRRLEQALRDRAERAEREQHLRAETARAEERARLASEMHDVVSHRVSLMVLQAGALGVTARDEATKAAAEELRAAGCQALDELRDLLGVLRTDPGGDEHEQDERNGTMLDLSGLVEESESVGVPVDLVEEGNAARVSPVVARTAYRIVREALTNVRKHATGADAHVHLRYGGDRVRLSVRNSAPTDEPDAELVASGSGTGLLGLRQRVELVGGTIDAHPETDGGFTVDAILSAYVPTREG
- a CDS encoding response regulator, producing the protein MVCAHLKVILGSAEDIEVVDQAHDGAAGVEAVVRHRPDVVLMDLRMPGVDGLTAIERIGRLTDPPAVVALTTFDADQYVVRALRAGAAGFLVKSTPPEDLIGLVRVAADGHTVLSPEAARRLVAASSDEQAGRDRAVALVGQLTDRETEVLACLGEGLSNARIAERLYLSEATVKSYVSRMLVKLECANRTQAGLLAYDAGLVTR